Proteins from a genomic interval of Siniperca chuatsi isolate FFG_IHB_CAS linkage group LG10, ASM2008510v1, whole genome shotgun sequence:
- the asxl1 gene encoding putative Polycomb group protein ASXL1 isoform X2: MLHSQVRGDRVKNSIFFKLPGRMSLFTLKKNALQWTKTTSESETSTEPAGSTPTPSSSSSTPAAGSAVAPVGPTEATEQESCDSTETTAAASGDNDASVDESSSSASCSAELPAPSSQPQTRLSRAAGQQGRSDPQQTQHAQHAQTRLSRSRQSGRQRKKAVMMPRVVLTPLKVNGEHVPSGPMKRSRGGVDVDFETPGSILVNTNIRALINVRTFSAFPTHSQQQLLQLLPEVDRQIGPDGMARLSSSALNNEFFTHASQSWKERLAEGEFTHEMQVRFRQEMEKEKKVEAWKEKFFEEYHGQKSGLTQEESLKLTMSEASEVAASVLDSDVAVVATGAPKRRSVGRRRRDGRMRRRTRADLRRRARRTLCKATPPALQSADAAEASAGLDISAVSIGSPMSDNTVVQGEVVLQAECGVELPAESASMEPKPSPTPEPVSFPAPTPTPTATPTPTPTPTPTPTPTPTPTPTPTPSPSPSPASTSANEEPEVTARLLPEEAAPVLASTSSPSSSSSSSSSASSPASSPSSPSDRQGAFAAGLDSSSSSSASSSAAVAADPLDDTASVVTSITGGTATSSRESSPSASPATTPVPSAQLKEQKRRPDEAQAFSSFPEKRPRLDDRQSFRTTIDSVRSEKPQPTTEEPKVPPIRIQLSRIKPPWVKGHPTYQICPRIVPPGEGSRRSGTGGARTLADIKARAQQARAQREAAAAVAATCDGAGPAGVRLRPAAGLPDSSNGRRAREHPGPIEPGGGGGGGGGSGRRGGGGMEEQGSSSGANSSGTQLQLLNVEPQPSPSLSTTSTSMSLELPQTPSPPREEGAGGPEAGEEIEATSASAQSSSNGLTDKAADSPAPEPDTVSESLATQRARQSQVPESAAAPSERAGQGCEKPSLAPTSIPDSLPRFGAQGVDVIQTLASSCQPKEQVQGKEAGLGGVIQHGSHHVDTQDVFSHSATERQQTDASSPQHVDSSVGEKDDEAGTHSDSTETASDCENESQEDEQQQPDQDWCPQLSTQRNGQLVICSPPPQNQQPVIQAHVSSRQGQTVIQPCFPNGLLHPQHSHSHSQDHQSLPTAHPQGLRDTNVVVKMEPADDCRVSRQSSVEEECHGGLKPSVTHPTAAAASKRLASSARPVSSVEANNPLVTQLLQGSLPLEKVLPSHSANRLEINRVPGPQPRPPVARTPGPRNRPEVSAQSPSPELTAASQIHNKSPTSRPVSCLMEAPAASQYQSQQAPGAVPVITSLPPSSSSSSSLSYRSKSDLSSLVTADSTVVKDSHGPQPSQGATPDRPQPSHRTMPNGPSPPHADPCPTEVVPTIKINWRPPQSQLPHPHQQQLSPAPAVKNEVGARPSCQALSKSSPIKPMRVTKKEPGSSVDGYLSGGAMEGLLNMEMTLARMAKKEYSKAPYSSGSPSSSSPSPSSSASSLPFQLYGKFPKQGGGVGGVSYTANVSVMDNGGFSRSMADGVLQLRPRLASSQTTLSIQAFTDSTAEEVALKCSCRLKAMIMCQGCGAFCHDDCIGPSKLCVSCLVVR; the protein is encoded by the exons CAAGAACAGCATCTTCTTCAAGCTGCCGGGACGGATGAGCCTGTTCACTCTCAAG AAGAACGCCCTCCAGTGGACAAAGACAACATCGGAGTCGGAGACATCAACAGAGCCGGCCGGCAGCACGCCCACCCCGtcttccagcagcagcaccccTGCGGCAGGCTCGGCCGTGGCCCCGGTCGGCCCCACCGAGGCCACTGAGCAGGAGAGCTGCGACTCCACTGAGACCACCGCTGCTGCCAGCGGAGACAATGACG CCTCGGTGGACGAGAGCTCGTCCAGCGCCTCCTGCTCCGCGGAGCTGCCGGCTCCCAGCAGCCAGCCTCAGACCCGCCTcagcagggcagcaggacagcagGGACGTTCAGACCCACAGCAGACCCAGCATGCTCAACACGCCCAGACCAGACTGAGCCGCTCAAGACAG TcagggaggcagaggaagaaagCAGTCATGATGCCTCGCGTTGTCCTCACCCCTCTGAAGGTGAACGGAGAGCACGTCCCCTCAG GGCCCATGAAGAGGAGTCGAGGAGGGGTGGATGTAGACTTTGAAACACCGGGCTCCATCCTGGTCAACACTAACATCAGAGCCCTAATCAATGTGCGGACCTTCTCAGCCTTCCCCACACactcgcagcagcagctgctgcagttgcTGCCAGAGGTGGACCGACag ATTGGACCTGATGGTATGGCCAGACTGAGTAGTTCAGCTCTCAACAATGAGTTCTTCACCCATGCCTCCCAGAGCTGGAAAGAGAGGCTGGCTGAGG GTGAGTTCACCCACGAGATGCAGGTGCGTTTCCGGCaggaaatggagaaagagaagaaggtaGAGGCGTGGAAGGAAAAGTTTTTTGAAGAGTACCATGGGCAAAA GTCCGGCCTGACGCAAGAGGAGTCCCTAAAGCTTACCATGAGTGAAGCCAGTGAAGTTGCAGCCAGTGTGCTGGACAGTGATGTGGCTGTGGTTGCAACTGGTGCCCCCAAGAGACGCAGCGTGGGTCGGCggaggagagatggaaggaTGAGGAGACGCACGAGAGCAGACCTGCGCCGCAGGGCCCGCAGGACCCTCTGCAAGGCCACCCCTCCAGCCCTGCAGTCTGCAGACGCAGCTGAGGCCAGCGCCGGACTGGACATCTCAGCAGTCTCTATTGGCTCTCCCATGTCCGACAACACGGTGGTTCAAGGCGAGGTGGTGCTGCAGGCTGAGTGTGGCGTGGAGCTCCCAGCTGAGAGTGCCTCCATGGAGCCAAAGCCTTCTCCCACTCCAGAGCCAGTCTCATTTCCAGCCCCCACTCCCACTCCTACTGCCACTCCCACTCCCACTCCTACTCCTACTCCCACTCCTACTCCTACTCCCACTCCCACTCCCACTCCCACTCCCAGCCCCAGCCCCAGCCCGGCCTCCACCAGCGCAAACGAAGAGCCCGAAGTTACGGCCCGGTTGCTCCCAGAGGAGGCTGCTCCTGTACTGGcttccacctcctccccttcctcctcctcctcttcttcttcgtctgccTCTTCACCCGCCTCCTCACCCTCCTCACCTTCTGATAGACAGGGAGCTTTTGCCGCAGGCCTGGactcttcttcatcctcctcagcGTCCTCCAGTGCCGCAGTCGCCGCTGATCCCCTGGATGACACTGCCTCAGTGGTCACCTCCATCACAGGGGGTACCGCCACCAGCAGCCGTGAGAGCAGCCCCTCAGCCAGCCCAGCCACCACCCCTGTACCCAGCGCCCAGCTCAAGGAGCAGAAGAGAAGGCCAGATGAGGCTCAGGCCTTTTCCAGCTTCCCCGAAAAGAGGCCGCGGCTTGACGACCGTCAGTCCTTTCGTACCACAATTGACAGTGTCCGTTCGGAGAAGCCGCAGCCGACCACAGAGGAGCCCAAGGTGCCGCCTATCCGG ATTCAACTGTCCAGAATCAAACCTCCCTGGGTCAAAGGGCACCCCACCTACCAGATCTGCCCCCGGATCGTGCCCCCCGGCGAGGGCTCGCGGCGGTCGGGGACGGGGGGCGCGCGCACCCTGGCGGACATCAAAGCCCGCGCCCAGCAAGCCCGGGCCCAACGCGAGGccgctgctgctgttgcagcCACTTGCGACGGGGCAGGGCCGGCCGGGGTCAGGCTGCGGCCTGCTGCTGGGCTACCGGATAGCAGCAATGGAAGACGAGCGCGAGAGCATCCAGGACCTATCGAgcccggaggaggaggaggaggaggaggaggaagtggaagaAGGGGAGGTGGTGGGATGGAGGAGCAGGGATCGTCTTCTGGCGCTAATTCGTCTGGAACACAACTACAGCTTCTCAATGTAGAACCCCAGCCTTCCCCTTCCCTGTCCACTACGTCAACCTCCATGTCCTTGGAGCTCCCACAGACCCCAAGCCCTCCTCGAGAAGAGGGAGCTGGGGGGCCAGAGGCTGGAGAGGAAATAGAAGCAACATCAGCCAGTGCCCAGAGCTCCTCCAATGGGCTTACAGACAAGGCAGCTGACTCACCAGCTCCAGAGCCTGACACTGTATCTGAGTCTTTAGCCACCCAGCGGGCCAGGCAAAGCCAGGTTCCTGAGTCTGCTGCTGCCCCCTCAGAGAGGGCAGGTCAGGGTTGTGAAAAACCCTCACTGGCCCCAACCTCCATTCCAGATTCCCTTCCCAGGTTCGGGGCTCAGGGTGTGGACGTTATTCAGACATTGGCCAGCTCCTGTCAGCCCAAAGAGCAGGTACAAGGGAAGGAGGCTGGACTGGGTGGTGTTATCCAGCATGGTTCCCACCATGTAGACACCCAAGACGTATTCTCTCACTCGGCTACAGAGAGACAGCAAACAGACGCATCCTCTCCCCAACATGTGGACTCCTCTGTTGGAGAGAAAGATGACGAGGCTGGGACACATAGCGACTCCACGGAAACCGCTTCGGACTGTGAGAACGAGAGCCAGGaggatgagcagcagcagcctgaccAGGACTGGTGCCCCCAACTGAGCACCCAGAGAAACGGCCAGCTGGTCATCTGCAGCCCTCCTCCTCAGAACCAGCAGCCAGTCATCCAGGCCCACGTGTCCAGCCGTCAAGGTCAGACTGTCATTCAGCCTTGTTTCCCCAATGGCCTGCTTCACCCTCAGCACAGCCACTCCCATTCCCAGGACCACCAGTCTCTCCCCACAGCCCACCCGCAGGGGCTCAGGGACACCAACGTTGTGGTCAAAATGGAGCCTGCAGATGATTGTAGAGTCTCCAGACAGAGCTCTGTTGAAGAGGAGTGTCATGGAGGTTTAAAGCCCTCTGTCACTCACCcaactgctgcagctgcctcCAAGAGATTGGCAAGCTCAGCCAGACCAGTGTCCAGTGTGGAGGCCAACAACCCTTTGGTCACTCAGCTACTACAGGGCAGCCTGCCCCTGGAGAAAGTTCTGCCCTCGCACTCTGCCAACAGGCTGGAGATCAACCGAGTGCCAGGACCCCAACCCAGACCACCAGTGGCAAGGACCCCAGGGCCACGCAACAGGCCTGAGGTCTCAGCCCAGTCTCCTAGCCCAGAACTGACTGCAGCTTCTCAGATCCACAACAAGTCTCCAACAAGCCGCCCGGTCTCCTGTCTGATGGAGGCCCCAGCCGCATCGCAGTATCAGTCCCAGCAGGCCCCCGGGGCTGTCCCGGTCATCACCTCTCTGCCaccctcctcgtcctcctccagTTCTTTGTCCTACAGAAGTAAGTCAGACCTTAGCTCTCTGGTAACTGCAGACTCCACAGTGGTCAAAGACTCTCATGGTCCTCAACCCTCACAGGGGGCGACTCCAGACAGGCCCCAGCCATCCCACCGGACCATGCCTAATggcccctctcctcctcatgcCGACCCCTGTCCCACAGAGGTGGTGCCTACTATTAAGATCAACTGGCGGCCCCCACAGTCTCAGCTCCCCCACCCTCACCAACAGCAGCTGTCTCCTGCACCCGCCGTAAAGAATGAAGTCGGTGCACGGCCCTCTTGCCAGGCTCTTTCCAAGTCCTCCCCCATTAAACCCATGAGAGTTACCAAAAAGGAGCCTGGGAGCTCTGTGGATGGCTACCTGAGCGGAGGGGCGATGGAGGGACTCCTCAACATGGAGATGACTTTAGCCAGGATGGCAAAGAAGGAGTACAGCAAAGCTCCCTACTCCTCTggctctccctcctcctcctccccctccccctcctcctctgcctcctcccttCCCTTCCAGCTGTATGGGAAGTTCCCCAAGCAAGGTGGAGGTGTTGGAGGAGTAAGCTACACAGCCAATGTGTCAGTGATGGACAATGGCGGTTTCTCCCGGAGCATGGCGGATGGCGTGCTCCAGCTGCGCCCCCGCTTGGCCTCCAGCCAGACC
- the asxl1 gene encoding putative Polycomb group protein ASXL1 isoform X1 codes for MKDKQKRKKERTWAEAARMVLENFSDAPMTPKQILHVIQTKGLKEMRSGTAPLACLVTMLHSQVRGDRVKNSIFFKLPGRMSLFTLKKNALQWTKTTSESETSTEPAGSTPTPSSSSSTPAAGSAVAPVGPTEATEQESCDSTETTAAASGDNDASVDESSSSASCSAELPAPSSQPQTRLSRAAGQQGRSDPQQTQHAQHAQTRLSRSRQSGRQRKKAVMMPRVVLTPLKVNGEHVPSGPMKRSRGGVDVDFETPGSILVNTNIRALINVRTFSAFPTHSQQQLLQLLPEVDRQIGPDGMARLSSSALNNEFFTHASQSWKERLAEGEFTHEMQVRFRQEMEKEKKVEAWKEKFFEEYHGQKSGLTQEESLKLTMSEASEVAASVLDSDVAVVATGAPKRRSVGRRRRDGRMRRRTRADLRRRARRTLCKATPPALQSADAAEASAGLDISAVSIGSPMSDNTVVQGEVVLQAECGVELPAESASMEPKPSPTPEPVSFPAPTPTPTATPTPTPTPTPTPTPTPTPTPTPTPSPSPSPASTSANEEPEVTARLLPEEAAPVLASTSSPSSSSSSSSSASSPASSPSSPSDRQGAFAAGLDSSSSSSASSSAAVAADPLDDTASVVTSITGGTATSSRESSPSASPATTPVPSAQLKEQKRRPDEAQAFSSFPEKRPRLDDRQSFRTTIDSVRSEKPQPTTEEPKVPPIRIQLSRIKPPWVKGHPTYQICPRIVPPGEGSRRSGTGGARTLADIKARAQQARAQREAAAAVAATCDGAGPAGVRLRPAAGLPDSSNGRRAREHPGPIEPGGGGGGGGGSGRRGGGGMEEQGSSSGANSSGTQLQLLNVEPQPSPSLSTTSTSMSLELPQTPSPPREEGAGGPEAGEEIEATSASAQSSSNGLTDKAADSPAPEPDTVSESLATQRARQSQVPESAAAPSERAGQGCEKPSLAPTSIPDSLPRFGAQGVDVIQTLASSCQPKEQVQGKEAGLGGVIQHGSHHVDTQDVFSHSATERQQTDASSPQHVDSSVGEKDDEAGTHSDSTETASDCENESQEDEQQQPDQDWCPQLSTQRNGQLVICSPPPQNQQPVIQAHVSSRQGQTVIQPCFPNGLLHPQHSHSHSQDHQSLPTAHPQGLRDTNVVVKMEPADDCRVSRQSSVEEECHGGLKPSVTHPTAAAASKRLASSARPVSSVEANNPLVTQLLQGSLPLEKVLPSHSANRLEINRVPGPQPRPPVARTPGPRNRPEVSAQSPSPELTAASQIHNKSPTSRPVSCLMEAPAASQYQSQQAPGAVPVITSLPPSSSSSSSLSYRSKSDLSSLVTADSTVVKDSHGPQPSQGATPDRPQPSHRTMPNGPSPPHADPCPTEVVPTIKINWRPPQSQLPHPHQQQLSPAPAVKNEVGARPSCQALSKSSPIKPMRVTKKEPGSSVDGYLSGGAMEGLLNMEMTLARMAKKEYSKAPYSSGSPSSSSPSPSSSASSLPFQLYGKFPKQGGGVGGVSYTANVSVMDNGGFSRSMADGVLQLRPRLASSQTTLSIQAFTDSTAEEVALKCSCRLKAMIMCQGCGAFCHDDCIGPSKLCVSCLVVR; via the exons CAAGAACAGCATCTTCTTCAAGCTGCCGGGACGGATGAGCCTGTTCACTCTCAAG AAGAACGCCCTCCAGTGGACAAAGACAACATCGGAGTCGGAGACATCAACAGAGCCGGCCGGCAGCACGCCCACCCCGtcttccagcagcagcaccccTGCGGCAGGCTCGGCCGTGGCCCCGGTCGGCCCCACCGAGGCCACTGAGCAGGAGAGCTGCGACTCCACTGAGACCACCGCTGCTGCCAGCGGAGACAATGACG CCTCGGTGGACGAGAGCTCGTCCAGCGCCTCCTGCTCCGCGGAGCTGCCGGCTCCCAGCAGCCAGCCTCAGACCCGCCTcagcagggcagcaggacagcagGGACGTTCAGACCCACAGCAGACCCAGCATGCTCAACACGCCCAGACCAGACTGAGCCGCTCAAGACAG TcagggaggcagaggaagaaagCAGTCATGATGCCTCGCGTTGTCCTCACCCCTCTGAAGGTGAACGGAGAGCACGTCCCCTCAG GGCCCATGAAGAGGAGTCGAGGAGGGGTGGATGTAGACTTTGAAACACCGGGCTCCATCCTGGTCAACACTAACATCAGAGCCCTAATCAATGTGCGGACCTTCTCAGCCTTCCCCACACactcgcagcagcagctgctgcagttgcTGCCAGAGGTGGACCGACag ATTGGACCTGATGGTATGGCCAGACTGAGTAGTTCAGCTCTCAACAATGAGTTCTTCACCCATGCCTCCCAGAGCTGGAAAGAGAGGCTGGCTGAGG GTGAGTTCACCCACGAGATGCAGGTGCGTTTCCGGCaggaaatggagaaagagaagaaggtaGAGGCGTGGAAGGAAAAGTTTTTTGAAGAGTACCATGGGCAAAA GTCCGGCCTGACGCAAGAGGAGTCCCTAAAGCTTACCATGAGTGAAGCCAGTGAAGTTGCAGCCAGTGTGCTGGACAGTGATGTGGCTGTGGTTGCAACTGGTGCCCCCAAGAGACGCAGCGTGGGTCGGCggaggagagatggaaggaTGAGGAGACGCACGAGAGCAGACCTGCGCCGCAGGGCCCGCAGGACCCTCTGCAAGGCCACCCCTCCAGCCCTGCAGTCTGCAGACGCAGCTGAGGCCAGCGCCGGACTGGACATCTCAGCAGTCTCTATTGGCTCTCCCATGTCCGACAACACGGTGGTTCAAGGCGAGGTGGTGCTGCAGGCTGAGTGTGGCGTGGAGCTCCCAGCTGAGAGTGCCTCCATGGAGCCAAAGCCTTCTCCCACTCCAGAGCCAGTCTCATTTCCAGCCCCCACTCCCACTCCTACTGCCACTCCCACTCCCACTCCTACTCCTACTCCCACTCCTACTCCTACTCCCACTCCCACTCCCACTCCCACTCCCAGCCCCAGCCCCAGCCCGGCCTCCACCAGCGCAAACGAAGAGCCCGAAGTTACGGCCCGGTTGCTCCCAGAGGAGGCTGCTCCTGTACTGGcttccacctcctccccttcctcctcctcctcttcttcttcgtctgccTCTTCACCCGCCTCCTCACCCTCCTCACCTTCTGATAGACAGGGAGCTTTTGCCGCAGGCCTGGactcttcttcatcctcctcagcGTCCTCCAGTGCCGCAGTCGCCGCTGATCCCCTGGATGACACTGCCTCAGTGGTCACCTCCATCACAGGGGGTACCGCCACCAGCAGCCGTGAGAGCAGCCCCTCAGCCAGCCCAGCCACCACCCCTGTACCCAGCGCCCAGCTCAAGGAGCAGAAGAGAAGGCCAGATGAGGCTCAGGCCTTTTCCAGCTTCCCCGAAAAGAGGCCGCGGCTTGACGACCGTCAGTCCTTTCGTACCACAATTGACAGTGTCCGTTCGGAGAAGCCGCAGCCGACCACAGAGGAGCCCAAGGTGCCGCCTATCCGG ATTCAACTGTCCAGAATCAAACCTCCCTGGGTCAAAGGGCACCCCACCTACCAGATCTGCCCCCGGATCGTGCCCCCCGGCGAGGGCTCGCGGCGGTCGGGGACGGGGGGCGCGCGCACCCTGGCGGACATCAAAGCCCGCGCCCAGCAAGCCCGGGCCCAACGCGAGGccgctgctgctgttgcagcCACTTGCGACGGGGCAGGGCCGGCCGGGGTCAGGCTGCGGCCTGCTGCTGGGCTACCGGATAGCAGCAATGGAAGACGAGCGCGAGAGCATCCAGGACCTATCGAgcccggaggaggaggaggaggaggaggaggaagtggaagaAGGGGAGGTGGTGGGATGGAGGAGCAGGGATCGTCTTCTGGCGCTAATTCGTCTGGAACACAACTACAGCTTCTCAATGTAGAACCCCAGCCTTCCCCTTCCCTGTCCACTACGTCAACCTCCATGTCCTTGGAGCTCCCACAGACCCCAAGCCCTCCTCGAGAAGAGGGAGCTGGGGGGCCAGAGGCTGGAGAGGAAATAGAAGCAACATCAGCCAGTGCCCAGAGCTCCTCCAATGGGCTTACAGACAAGGCAGCTGACTCACCAGCTCCAGAGCCTGACACTGTATCTGAGTCTTTAGCCACCCAGCGGGCCAGGCAAAGCCAGGTTCCTGAGTCTGCTGCTGCCCCCTCAGAGAGGGCAGGTCAGGGTTGTGAAAAACCCTCACTGGCCCCAACCTCCATTCCAGATTCCCTTCCCAGGTTCGGGGCTCAGGGTGTGGACGTTATTCAGACATTGGCCAGCTCCTGTCAGCCCAAAGAGCAGGTACAAGGGAAGGAGGCTGGACTGGGTGGTGTTATCCAGCATGGTTCCCACCATGTAGACACCCAAGACGTATTCTCTCACTCGGCTACAGAGAGACAGCAAACAGACGCATCCTCTCCCCAACATGTGGACTCCTCTGTTGGAGAGAAAGATGACGAGGCTGGGACACATAGCGACTCCACGGAAACCGCTTCGGACTGTGAGAACGAGAGCCAGGaggatgagcagcagcagcctgaccAGGACTGGTGCCCCCAACTGAGCACCCAGAGAAACGGCCAGCTGGTCATCTGCAGCCCTCCTCCTCAGAACCAGCAGCCAGTCATCCAGGCCCACGTGTCCAGCCGTCAAGGTCAGACTGTCATTCAGCCTTGTTTCCCCAATGGCCTGCTTCACCCTCAGCACAGCCACTCCCATTCCCAGGACCACCAGTCTCTCCCCACAGCCCACCCGCAGGGGCTCAGGGACACCAACGTTGTGGTCAAAATGGAGCCTGCAGATGATTGTAGAGTCTCCAGACAGAGCTCTGTTGAAGAGGAGTGTCATGGAGGTTTAAAGCCCTCTGTCACTCACCcaactgctgcagctgcctcCAAGAGATTGGCAAGCTCAGCCAGACCAGTGTCCAGTGTGGAGGCCAACAACCCTTTGGTCACTCAGCTACTACAGGGCAGCCTGCCCCTGGAGAAAGTTCTGCCCTCGCACTCTGCCAACAGGCTGGAGATCAACCGAGTGCCAGGACCCCAACCCAGACCACCAGTGGCAAGGACCCCAGGGCCACGCAACAGGCCTGAGGTCTCAGCCCAGTCTCCTAGCCCAGAACTGACTGCAGCTTCTCAGATCCACAACAAGTCTCCAACAAGCCGCCCGGTCTCCTGTCTGATGGAGGCCCCAGCCGCATCGCAGTATCAGTCCCAGCAGGCCCCCGGGGCTGTCCCGGTCATCACCTCTCTGCCaccctcctcgtcctcctccagTTCTTTGTCCTACAGAAGTAAGTCAGACCTTAGCTCTCTGGTAACTGCAGACTCCACAGTGGTCAAAGACTCTCATGGTCCTCAACCCTCACAGGGGGCGACTCCAGACAGGCCCCAGCCATCCCACCGGACCATGCCTAATggcccctctcctcctcatgcCGACCCCTGTCCCACAGAGGTGGTGCCTACTATTAAGATCAACTGGCGGCCCCCACAGTCTCAGCTCCCCCACCCTCACCAACAGCAGCTGTCTCCTGCACCCGCCGTAAAGAATGAAGTCGGTGCACGGCCCTCTTGCCAGGCTCTTTCCAAGTCCTCCCCCATTAAACCCATGAGAGTTACCAAAAAGGAGCCTGGGAGCTCTGTGGATGGCTACCTGAGCGGAGGGGCGATGGAGGGACTCCTCAACATGGAGATGACTTTAGCCAGGATGGCAAAGAAGGAGTACAGCAAAGCTCCCTACTCCTCTggctctccctcctcctcctccccctccccctcctcctctgcctcctcccttCCCTTCCAGCTGTATGGGAAGTTCCCCAAGCAAGGTGGAGGTGTTGGAGGAGTAAGCTACACAGCCAATGTGTCAGTGATGGACAATGGCGGTTTCTCCCGGAGCATGGCGGATGGCGTGCTCCAGCTGCGCCCCCGCTTGGCCTCCAGCCAGACC